One genomic window of Prochlorococcus marinus str. NATL2A includes the following:
- a CDS encoding CPBP family intramembrane glutamic endopeptidase: protein MQWIPTLTLFLFLYPAGWIVSHFFYIFDRGISPNNLSIIGTLISFILFLAVLPSWGSIRWKTNNLWLSIGLDVNNKFSALRIFFSGFIFSVFLIFILCIFCFICGWIDRLDYIKFTELLNAILLIVGIVFAEEIVFRGWLMEEMALLFGVRRGIILQSTIFSLAHFRSDISLLALIPFLTGLFLFGLVLTLRRTIDRGALWGCVGLHGGLVGIWYLIDSGMVVFSIDTPYFLLGPSRNMVNPIGSVFGIIILLGTLFFQRRLFARTGRFLASTVNASFKDEMP, encoded by the coding sequence ATGCAATGGATACCAACACTCACTCTGTTTTTATTTTTATATCCAGCCGGATGGATTGTTAGTCATTTTTTTTACATTTTTGATCGGGGTATTAGTCCCAATAATTTAAGTATTATAGGTACATTAATATCATTCATACTTTTTTTAGCTGTTTTACCAAGTTGGGGAAGTATTAGATGGAAAACTAATAATTTATGGCTATCAATTGGTTTGGATGTAAATAATAAATTTTCAGCATTAAGAATATTCTTTAGTGGATTTATATTTTCAGTTTTCCTAATATTTATTCTGTGTATATTTTGTTTTATATGCGGCTGGATTGATAGACTTGACTATATAAAATTTACTGAATTATTAAACGCAATATTATTGATAGTTGGCATTGTTTTTGCTGAGGAGATAGTTTTTCGAGGTTGGTTAATGGAGGAAATGGCTCTTTTATTTGGTGTGAGAAGAGGAATTATTTTGCAATCCACAATTTTTAGTCTTGCCCATTTCAGATCTGATATTAGTTTATTAGCGTTAATTCCTTTCTTGACTGGCTTATTTCTTTTTGGATTAGTTTTAACTTTAAGAAGAACGATTGATAGAGGCGCGTTATGGGGGTGTGTCGGTTTGCATGGCGGATTGGTTGGTATTTGGTATCTAATTGATTCTGGAATGGTTGTTTTTTCAATTGATACTCCATATTTTTTATTGGGACCAAGCAGAAATATGGTGAATCCAATAGGGAGTGTTTTTGGAATAATAATTTTATTGGGTACGTTGTTTTTTCAACGAAGGCTTTTTGCAAGAACGGGACGATTTTTAGCCTCCACAGTTAATGCTTCGTTTAAGGATGAAATGCCATAA
- a CDS encoding LL-diaminopimelate aminotransferase — protein sequence MVKVNADYLKLKAGYLFPEISRRITEFSSKNPNADLIRLGIGDVTEPLPLACREAMKAAIEEMGTKDGFRGYGPEQGYKWLREIISENDYISRGCEISAEEIFVSDGSKCDSSNILDILGKENKIAVTDPVYPVYVDTNVMTGRTGEANSVGEYKGLSYIPINSENGFEASIPKDKFDLIYLCFPNNPTGAVATKEQLVSWVKYAKENNSLILFDAAYEAFIKDESIPHSIFEIEGARDCAIEFRSFSKNAGFTGTRCAFTVIPKSLKGKAGIETVDLWSLWNRRQSTKFNGVSYVVQRGAEAVYSKEGKTQIKKLVSFYMDNAEIIKSNLTAAGFEVFGAVNAPYAWIKTPKDMSSWDFFDFLLEKANVVGTPGSGFGAAGEGYFRLSAFNSRENVEKAMQRIVKLK from the coding sequence GTGGTAAAAGTTAATGCTGATTACCTGAAGTTAAAAGCAGGCTATCTTTTCCCAGAGATTTCTCGGAGAATTACAGAATTTAGTTCTAAGAATCCTAATGCTGATTTGATCCGCCTAGGAATCGGTGATGTTACTGAACCTCTACCTTTGGCTTGTCGTGAAGCAATGAAAGCGGCTATTGAGGAAATGGGAACAAAAGATGGCTTTAGGGGCTATGGCCCAGAGCAGGGGTATAAATGGCTTCGGGAGATTATCTCTGAGAATGATTATATATCTCGTGGTTGTGAGATTTCAGCTGAAGAAATCTTTGTTTCAGATGGCTCTAAATGCGATAGCAGTAATATTTTAGATATTCTTGGCAAGGAAAATAAAATAGCCGTAACTGATCCTGTTTATCCTGTATACGTTGACACTAATGTGATGACAGGTAGGACTGGAGAAGCTAACTCAGTAGGAGAGTATAAAGGTTTAAGTTACATCCCAATTAATTCAGAGAATGGATTTGAGGCATCCATTCCAAAAGATAAATTTGATTTGATTTATCTTTGTTTTCCTAATAATCCTACGGGGGCTGTGGCAACTAAAGAGCAACTGGTTTCTTGGGTAAAATATGCAAAAGAAAATAATTCTTTGATTCTTTTTGATGCTGCATACGAGGCTTTCATTAAAGATGAATCGATTCCTCATTCGATTTTTGAAATTGAGGGAGCTAGAGATTGTGCAATTGAGTTTCGTTCTTTTTCGAAAAATGCAGGCTTCACAGGAACAAGATGTGCCTTTACAGTTATTCCCAAATCTTTAAAAGGTAAAGCAGGGATAGAAACAGTCGATTTGTGGTCCTTATGGAATAGGAGACAAAGTACGAAATTCAACGGTGTAAGCTATGTTGTTCAAAGAGGTGCTGAAGCTGTTTACTCAAAAGAGGGGAAGACACAAATCAAAAAATTAGTAAGTTTTTATATGGACAATGCTGAAATAATTAAATCAAATTTGACTGCTGCAGGATTTGAAGTTTTTGGCGCGGTAAATGCCCCTTATGCATGGATAAAAACACCGAAAGATATGAGCTCATGGGATTTCTTCGATTTCTTGCTTGAAAAAGCAAATGTTGTTGGTACGCCTGGCAGTGGATTTGGCGCTGCGGGAGAAGGCTATTTTAGATTGTCTGCCTTCAACAGCAGAGAAAATGTCGAAAAAGCTATGCAAAGGATCGTAAAACTCAAATGA
- a CDS encoding photosystem II high light acclimation radical SAM protein, with protein sequence MKANLTSELKPIRSKSEVKILYVRLPCNPIFPIGPIYLADHVHKCFPKIQQLILDLASLPILDVDRILINSIKSFEPTLLVFSWRDIQIYAPVDGRGGNPLQNSFEVFYARNPLKKIRGALGGFQLLKSHYGEIWRNQRLIKKGLKYAKKYKPNANLILGGGAVSVFYNQLKKSLPKGTIISLGEGELLLEKLIRNESIADERCFVVGESPREKLIHEKPNNIIKTACDYSYIQSIWPEFKWYLDGGDFYIGVQTKRGCPHNCCYCIYTVIEGKKVRINPVSEVIQEIKQLYNLGVRGFWFTDAQFIPSRGHIQNAKDILQAIHDEGLNDIHWAAYIRADNLDEELAELMVRTGMSYFEIGITSGSQELVRKMRMGYNLKTVLKNCELLAKAGFKAQVSVNYSFNVIDERPETIRQTVAYHRELEKIFGADIVEPSIFFIGLQPHTLLEEYGLEKGLLKPGYNPMSLMPWTARKLLWNPEPMGKEFGRICLEAFDTNPNDFGRTVMNLLERDYGISSLNEALTVEAKNRPVLAKSLR encoded by the coding sequence ATGAAAGCTAATTTGACTTCTGAATTAAAACCGATTAGATCTAAATCAGAGGTTAAGATCTTGTACGTCAGACTGCCTTGTAATCCTATTTTCCCGATTGGACCAATTTATTTAGCTGATCATGTTCATAAATGCTTTCCAAAGATTCAACAATTAATTCTAGATTTAGCTTCATTACCTATTTTAGATGTAGATAGAATATTAATAAATAGTATTAAAAGTTTTGAGCCTACACTATTAGTTTTTTCATGGAGAGATATACAAATTTATGCCCCTGTAGATGGGAGAGGAGGAAATCCATTACAAAATTCATTTGAAGTTTTTTATGCTCGAAATCCCCTCAAAAAAATTCGAGGTGCTTTAGGTGGTTTTCAACTACTAAAAAGTCATTATGGAGAAATATGGAGAAACCAGAGATTAATTAAAAAGGGATTAAAGTATGCAAAGAAATACAAACCAAATGCTAATCTAATATTAGGTGGAGGTGCTGTCAGTGTTTTTTACAATCAATTAAAAAAGTCACTTCCTAAAGGGACTATTATATCACTTGGAGAAGGAGAGTTATTATTAGAAAAATTAATAAGAAATGAATCAATTGCCGATGAGAGATGTTTTGTAGTTGGCGAGTCACCTAGAGAAAAACTAATTCATGAGAAACCAAATAATATTATCAAAACTGCATGTGATTATTCCTATATTCAATCTATATGGCCTGAATTTAAATGGTACTTAGATGGAGGAGACTTTTATATTGGAGTTCAAACTAAAAGAGGTTGCCCTCACAACTGTTGTTATTGTATTTACACTGTTATTGAAGGTAAGAAAGTAAGAATTAATCCTGTCAGTGAGGTAATTCAAGAAATCAAGCAACTCTATAATCTTGGTGTTCGTGGCTTCTGGTTTACAGATGCTCAATTCATACCGTCCAGAGGGCACATTCAAAACGCAAAAGACATTCTTCAAGCTATCCATGACGAAGGATTAAATGATATTCATTGGGCCGCATACATACGAGCTGACAATCTAGATGAAGAATTAGCTGAATTAATGGTTAGAACAGGTATGAGTTATTTCGAAATTGGCATAACTTCTGGATCCCAAGAACTAGTCAGAAAAATGAGAATGGGGTATAACTTAAAAACAGTACTGAAAAATTGCGAACTTCTAGCAAAAGCAGGTTTTAAAGCTCAGGTCTCGGTAAACTACTCATTCAATGTTATAGACGAACGTCCAGAAACAATAAGACAGACAGTTGCTTACCATAGAGAATTAGAGAAAATTTTTGGAGCTGATATTGTTGAACCTTCTATATTTTTTATTGGACTTCAACCTCATACGTTATTAGAAGAGTATGGATTGGAAAAAGGTTTATTAAAACCTGGATATAACCCTATGAGTTTAATGCCTTGGACTGCCAGGAAACTCCTCTGGAATCCAGAGCCAATGGGCAAGGAATTTGGAAGAATTTGCCTAGAGGCCTTCGATACCAATCCAAATGATTTCGGTAGAACAGTCATGAACTTATTAGAGAGAGATTATGGCATTTCATCCTTAAACGAAGCATTAACTGTGGAGGCTAAAAATCGTCCCGTTCTTGCAAAAAGCCTTCGTTGA
- a CDS encoding ribonuclease HII has product MEDIKSLIAGVDEVGKGCLFGPVFAAAVILSKKNEIELLNQGLKDSKKLSQRQRHNLVPLIKTNSIAWTIGQASAREIDVMGIRDATEKAMLRALEKFSSPPDLILVDGILPIRLWPGKQKTQVRGESHFASIAAASVLAKETRDELIKRLARKYNCYGLEKNKGYGTEIHRTKLIKEGATKLHRKSFISRLKKN; this is encoded by the coding sequence ATGGAAGATATAAAATCTCTTATCGCTGGAGTTGATGAAGTAGGAAAAGGTTGTTTATTTGGCCCTGTTTTCGCGGCAGCGGTTATTTTAAGCAAAAAGAATGAAATAGAGCTCTTAAATCAAGGTTTGAAAGACAGTAAAAAATTAAGTCAGAGACAAAGACATAACTTAGTTCCTTTGATAAAAACAAACTCAATAGCTTGGACAATTGGCCAAGCTTCAGCAAGAGAAATAGACGTTATGGGCATCCGAGATGCTACTGAGAAAGCCATGCTAAGAGCATTAGAAAAATTTTCATCTCCACCAGACTTAATTCTTGTAGACGGAATTTTACCCATTCGCTTGTGGCCAGGGAAACAAAAGACACAAGTTCGAGGTGAAAGTCATTTTGCTTCAATTGCTGCTGCAAGTGTATTAGCGAAAGAAACCAGGGATGAATTAATTAAACGACTAGCTCGCAAATACAATTGTTATGGACTAGAAAAAAACAAGGGGTATGGAACTGAGATCCATAGAACAAAGTTAATCAAAGAAGGTGCAACAAAACTCCACCGAAAAAGTTTTATCTCACGATTGAAAAAAAATTGA
- a CDS encoding Rne/Rng family ribonuclease translates to MPQQIVIAEHLRIAALLTDERIDELIVAQGSYQIGDIFLGTVENVLPGIDAAFVNIGESEKNGFIHVNDLGPLRLKKATAGITELLEPRQKVLVQVMKEPTGTKGPRLTGNIALPGRYLVLQPYGQGVNISRRISTESERNRLRALGVLVKPPSTGLLIRTEAEDISEEFLIDDLENLLKQWELIQQASESCTPPILLNRDEDFIHRILRDHTGQNLTQIVVDNSEAIGRVKNFLGKDSNELTIELHNDSENILEKYKVISSINEALKPRVDLPSGGYIIIEPTEALTVIDVNSGSFTRSANSRETVLWTNCEAAIEIGRQLKLRNIGGVIIIDFIDMDTKRDQLQLLEHFTSAINGDSARPQIASLTELGLVELTRKRQGQNIYELFGKTSPNSQGQGYLPSITIQDINPTTPSEAGVINATLISGEDIQSLQESNNKKKRINKARDIEANLSNEEHKSSTDNSKAISTDTITEDIQKESNNKRKETTIININMNQNEEIVYSLMGLDPILLLEKPPLSENYKVNIIRPGKEETREEKSNMPEGNQQKIVDDSISKHQNNNKDIIRLKDKSNIEQKSTNSDEKESDEEEKINVDLDQETNELININHNSISEKNELPSTESQEVNEDPRRKRRRSSASS, encoded by the coding sequence ATGCCCCAGCAAATTGTCATTGCTGAGCATTTGCGAATTGCCGCTCTGCTCACTGATGAGAGAATAGATGAATTAATCGTCGCTCAAGGTAGCTACCAAATCGGAGATATTTTCTTAGGAACCGTTGAAAATGTTCTTCCTGGGATAGACGCTGCTTTTGTCAATATTGGTGAAAGTGAAAAAAATGGCTTTATTCATGTAAATGATTTAGGTCCACTGAGATTAAAAAAAGCAACTGCAGGAATAACAGAGTTGCTCGAACCAAGGCAAAAGGTTTTGGTTCAGGTGATGAAAGAGCCCACTGGGACAAAAGGGCCTAGATTAACTGGAAACATAGCTCTTCCTGGTAGATATCTAGTACTCCAACCTTATGGACAAGGGGTAAATATTTCGAGAAGAATAAGCACTGAAAGTGAAAGAAATCGACTTAGAGCATTAGGAGTATTAGTTAAGCCTCCAAGTACTGGACTTTTAATAAGAACAGAAGCGGAAGATATTTCTGAAGAATTTTTAATTGATGATCTTGAAAATCTTCTTAAACAATGGGAGCTTATTCAACAAGCATCAGAGAGTTGCACTCCGCCAATTCTCTTAAATAGAGATGAAGACTTTATTCATAGAATTCTTCGAGATCATACAGGTCAAAATCTTACTCAGATTGTTGTAGATAATTCTGAAGCAATTGGTCGAGTTAAAAACTTCCTTGGCAAGGATAGTAATGAATTAACAATAGAATTACATAACGATTCGGAAAATATTTTGGAGAAATACAAAGTCATATCTTCAATTAATGAAGCATTAAAACCCAGAGTTGATCTTCCTTCGGGTGGGTATATAATAATAGAGCCAACAGAAGCATTGACAGTTATTGATGTCAACTCAGGCTCATTTACACGATCTGCGAATTCCAGAGAAACAGTATTATGGACTAATTGTGAAGCCGCTATTGAGATAGGAAGACAATTAAAATTAAGGAATATTGGTGGGGTTATTATTATTGATTTTATTGATATGGATACCAAAAGAGATCAACTTCAATTATTAGAACATTTCACATCTGCTATTAATGGAGACTCGGCACGGCCACAAATAGCTTCACTTACAGAACTAGGACTTGTTGAGCTCACTAGAAAAAGACAAGGTCAAAATATATATGAATTATTTGGAAAGACATCTCCTAATTCTCAAGGGCAAGGTTATCTTCCAAGCATTACTATTCAAGACATAAATCCAACAACCCCATCTGAAGCTGGCGTAATCAATGCAACTTTAATATCAGGCGAAGATATTCAATCTTTACAAGAAAGTAATAACAAGAAAAAGCGTATAAATAAAGCAAGAGATATAGAAGCAAACTTAAGCAATGAAGAACACAAATCATCTACAGACAACTCAAAAGCTATCTCCACGGATACAATTACAGAAGATATTCAAAAAGAGAGTAATAATAAAAGAAAAGAAACAACGATAATAAATATCAATATGAATCAGAATGAAGAGATTGTATATAGTTTAATGGGATTAGATCCTATTTTACTTTTAGAGAAACCTCCACTATCTGAAAACTATAAGGTTAATATAATCAGACCTGGGAAAGAGGAAACTAGAGAAGAAAAGAGTAACATGCCTGAGGGTAATCAACAAAAAATAGTTGATGATTCTATTAGCAAACATCAAAATAATAATAAGGATATTATTCGTCTTAAAGACAAAAGTAATATTGAACAAAAATCAACCAATTCTGACGAAAAAGAGAGTGATGAAGAAGAAAAAATCAATGTAGATTTGGATCAAGAAACAAATGAATTAATAAATATTAATCATAATTCAATAAGCGAAAAGAATGAATTACCTTCCACCGAGTCACAAGAAGTTAATGAGGATCCAAGACGAAAAAGAAGAAGGTCTTCAGCCTCTTCTTAA
- the clpS gene encoding ATP-dependent Clp protease adapter ClpS yields the protein MVDSANQTDGDTAVIDREVQRVRKISPKYKVLLHNDPVNTMDYVVEILRQVVPQLSEQDALNIMLETHNNGVGLVITCDLEPAEFYSESLKAKGLTSTIELES from the coding sequence ATGGTTGATTCTGCAAATCAAACTGATGGAGATACTGCCGTTATTGATAGGGAAGTTCAGCGAGTTAGGAAAATATCTCCGAAATATAAGGTTTTACTTCATAATGATCCAGTTAATACGATGGATTATGTGGTAGAGATTTTAAGACAGGTAGTTCCACAATTAAGTGAACAGGATGCTTTGAATATTATGTTGGAAACGCATAATAATGGTGTTGGACTTGTTATTACGTGTGACTTAGAACCTGCTGAATTTTACTCTGAATCTTTAAAGGCAAAAGGCTTGACAAGCACAATCGAATTAGAAAGCTGA
- a CDS encoding DUF1997 domain-containing protein, whose amino-acid sequence MALAFTARQKIDLVVQNNQEKLPDYLLQQERVVGAMLDPKKLTPLGPGSFKYEVTSFKVFQLQINPVVSIGVENSEKKIRMYVTESHLDGLGLVDDFDLTLDAVLDAKLSGLEGEALLGVTVSQPHLLRLIPPKMLEKTGQSILNGILLGIKARVQKQLIVDFNNWCKEN is encoded by the coding sequence ATGGCTCTTGCCTTTACAGCACGACAAAAAATTGATCTAGTTGTTCAAAATAATCAGGAGAAACTACCTGATTATCTCCTACAACAGGAAAGAGTTGTAGGAGCAATGCTAGATCCTAAAAAATTGACCCCTTTAGGGCCAGGAAGCTTTAAGTACGAAGTCACAAGTTTTAAGGTTTTTCAACTTCAAATAAATCCAGTCGTATCAATCGGTGTGGAAAATTCTGAGAAAAAAATTAGAATGTATGTAACTGAAAGCCACTTAGATGGTTTGGGATTAGTTGATGATTTCGATTTAACTTTAGATGCAGTTTTGGATGCAAAACTATCAGGTCTTGAAGGCGAAGCTCTTTTGGGTGTAACGGTCAGTCAGCCTCACCTATTGAGATTAATTCCTCCCAAAATGCTTGAGAAAACTGGGCAATCAATCTTGAATGGTATTTTGTTAGGAATTAAGGCAAGGGTTCAGAAGCAGCTAATTGTTGATTTTAATAATTGGTGTAAAGAAAATTAG